The following are from one region of the Paraglaciecola sp. L1A13 genome:
- a CDS encoding TIGR03545 family protein yields the protein MQKLIRWPGLIAFFVITGLIAAIAILFLDFWIKLAAEKSLESTTGAEVNIAQVTHTFSPFGVTLSGIQLTDPATPTQNQVQAQEITAQIELTPLLLRKIIIDDLTISGVQFAQPRESEGAVYRTATTAIKEELQEAFDPKNLPSVDEILANSPLKTTKAVEQTQAAYKKHSDILKSKYTQLPSKDTLENYKKRVEAITNTDYKNPLELAKAKEEFDALREEIKSDKAKLTEFKDAANAAKSEMAPTLAELKSAPGEDYAQLQGLIAGDEGAIKDVTTMVFGEKAGEFSQYVLGAYDLAAPMLSKSKEELAEEQAYNGRWIAFDDTAALPDFLVRNADISIKWQSENVLSVWHDITNQHDKIGRPTTFKVDSSASKLWQSLKLNGDFWLNDTGVKANQDWNLRGLALSDVSLLDQDKLSSKLLKGLLSSSGKASINQNVVSGTGNAALSQLQLTATGSNNLTSVIAETLSGLSNLTINSDIGGTLGDINLSFSSDLDKQLATAMLSNLTGDQNSKLAELKQKLNAKIEGPLGATDSEMSQWLDWEKLADGDLSSMQSMLDSKLNSVVDNKKNELTDKLKDKLKGKFFN from the coding sequence ATGCAGAAACTTATTCGTTGGCCTGGACTCATCGCATTTTTCGTTATTACTGGGCTTATAGCCGCTATCGCTATCCTATTTTTAGATTTTTGGATTAAATTAGCCGCAGAAAAAAGTTTAGAATCAACCACCGGTGCCGAGGTCAATATTGCCCAAGTCACGCATACATTTTCTCCTTTTGGTGTCACGCTAAGCGGCATTCAGTTAACAGATCCCGCAACGCCAACTCAGAACCAAGTTCAAGCACAAGAGATTACTGCGCAAATCGAATTAACGCCTTTGTTGTTACGTAAAATAATCATTGATGATTTAACGATCAGTGGGGTGCAGTTTGCCCAGCCTAGAGAATCTGAAGGCGCGGTTTATCGCACTGCCACTACTGCGATAAAAGAAGAGTTACAAGAAGCGTTTGATCCAAAAAATCTTCCCAGTGTAGATGAAATACTTGCTAATTCGCCGTTAAAAACCACTAAAGCGGTTGAGCAAACTCAAGCCGCTTATAAAAAACACAGCGATATACTCAAAAGCAAATACACCCAACTGCCCAGTAAAGACACCTTAGAAAATTATAAGAAACGTGTAGAAGCTATTACTAATACAGATTATAAAAATCCGCTGGAACTCGCTAAAGCAAAAGAAGAGTTTGATGCCCTGCGCGAAGAAATTAAAAGTGATAAAGCCAAGCTTACCGAGTTTAAAGATGCGGCAAACGCAGCTAAAAGCGAGATGGCACCGACGTTAGCTGAACTAAAATCAGCGCCCGGGGAAGATTACGCTCAACTACAGGGGTTGATTGCCGGTGATGAAGGAGCAATCAAAGACGTAACAACCATGGTTTTTGGAGAAAAAGCAGGAGAATTTAGTCAATACGTACTCGGTGCATATGATTTAGCTGCTCCTATGCTGAGTAAAAGCAAAGAAGAACTCGCTGAAGAGCAAGCATATAATGGCCGCTGGATAGCATTTGATGACACAGCTGCGCTGCCAGATTTTTTAGTACGCAATGCTGATATATCTATCAAATGGCAGAGTGAAAACGTGCTGAGCGTATGGCACGACATTACTAATCAGCACGACAAAATCGGGCGTCCTACCACGTTCAAAGTTGACTCAAGTGCGAGCAAGTTGTGGCAGTCCCTTAAATTAAACGGCGATTTTTGGCTAAACGATACAGGTGTAAAAGCCAACCAAGATTGGAATTTACGTGGTCTGGCACTGTCTGATGTTTCGTTGTTAGACCAAGATAAGCTGTCTTCAAAATTACTTAAAGGATTGTTATCAAGCTCAGGCAAAGCCAGTATCAATCAGAACGTTGTTTCGGGCACAGGTAATGCCGCCCTTAGTCAATTACAGTTAACAGCAACCGGTAGTAATAATCTTACCAGCGTTATTGCTGAAACGCTTTCAGGCCTGTCTAACCTAACCATTAACTCCGATATTGGCGGTACATTAGGCGATATCAATTTAAGCTTTAGCTCTGATTTAGATAAACAATTAGCTACGGCTATGCTATCGAATTTGACTGGCGACCAGAACAGTAAGCTTGCTGAACTTAAGCAAAAACTCAATGCTAAAATCGAAGGGCCATTAGGCGCTACCGATTCAGAGATGAGCCAATGGTTAGACTGGGAAAAGCTCGCTGATGGCGACTTAAGCAGTATGCAAAGCATGCTTGATAGCAAGCTGAATAGTGTGGTAGACAACAAGAAAAACGAGTTAACCGACAAGTTAAAAGATAAGCTAAAAGGTAAGTTTTTTAATTAG
- a CDS encoding DUF368 domain-containing protein codes for MQLKRTWRDYLALVSKGIIMGAADAVPGVSGGTIAFITGIYEELIYSLKQCGPEALKVLFRQGLGAMWRHINGTFLITLLFGILLSILTVSRIVLFWLDTYPVMLWSFFFGLILAAIWSLIRHIEQWKFNTVAFFLLGTLAAYLITMITPSVIPPTNLFIFLSGMLAICAMILPGISGSFILLLLGMYTPILSAVKNLELATLGLFAVGCVAGLLSFSRVLNWMFSAHRTLTLALLGGFMLGSLNKVWPWKYTLESTVNSHGKIIPLVQENILPGTFEVLTSEPSYLWYAIALTIFGAGSVLLLEKIGSASRE; via the coding sequence ATGCAACTTAAACGAACATGGCGCGACTACCTAGCGTTGGTATCAAAGGGCATAATAATGGGCGCCGCAGATGCGGTTCCTGGTGTGTCGGGTGGCACTATTGCATTTATTACGGGTATTTATGAAGAGCTGATATATTCGTTAAAACAATGTGGTCCTGAAGCATTGAAGGTTCTTTTTCGCCAAGGCTTAGGCGCCATGTGGCGACATATCAATGGCACATTCCTCATTACCCTACTGTTTGGTATTTTACTGAGTATCTTGACTGTTTCCAGGATCGTATTATTCTGGCTCGACACTTACCCCGTTATGTTATGGTCGTTTTTCTTTGGTTTAATATTGGCCGCAATATGGTCACTGATCCGCCATATCGAACAATGGAAATTCAATACCGTCGCTTTCTTTCTGTTGGGCACCCTTGCTGCTTATTTAATTACTATGATTACTCCAAGCGTCATTCCGCCAACCAACCTATTTATATTTTTATCCGGTATGTTAGCCATTTGCGCCATGATATTACCCGGTATATCAGGGAGCTTTATCCTATTGCTACTGGGGATGTATACCCCCATTTTAAGCGCCGTGAAAAATCTCGAATTAGCAACTTTGGGACTTTTTGCCGTGGGTTGTGTTGCTGGACTATTAAGTTTCTCCCGCGTTTTAAACTGGATGTTTAGCGCTCATCGCACGCTTACATTGGCTCTGTTGGGTGGTTTTATGCTCGGATCACTTAATAAAGTTTGGCCTTGGAAATATACGCTTGAATCAACGGTTAATAGTCACGGCAAAATTATCCCTCTCGTGCAAGAGAATATCTTACCTGGCACTTTTGAAGTCTTAACCAGTGAGCCTTCTTACTTATGGTACGCCATAGCATTAACTATTTTTGGTGCTGGTAGTGTGTTGTTACTAGAAAAAATAGGTTCAGCATCCAGGGAGTGA
- a CDS encoding BPSS1780 family membrane protein: MPSSPYSPSSPDGGAYRLVFPKVCKTRDVVTWLREGKQQFKRAPGPWVTCMLIWFAFSLLMSFIPIIGQILSGLLNYVFIAGLMLGCYEAHQGGTFTSQYMFAGFKHNVSKLVGLGVVSMVVSGGIMWLALGDMYPAMLSGDLETIPADIDIEGLLLSILIASLLLIPLMMGLWFAPVLIIRHDLSIFAALRLSFVACFINTLPFFWYGLILIPMLLFGMFTLGLGLLIVLPVIMISIYASYVQIFLEPVVVTTPVD; the protein is encoded by the coding sequence ATGCCGTCGTCTCCCTACTCTCCTTCATCGCCTGACGGCGGTGCCTATCGCCTAGTATTCCCCAAAGTATGTAAAACACGCGATGTCGTCACTTGGCTCAGGGAAGGTAAGCAACAATTTAAACGCGCGCCGGGCCCGTGGGTAACCTGCATGCTAATTTGGTTTGCCTTTTCGCTGTTGATGTCATTTATTCCCATTATTGGGCAAATTTTAAGTGGTTTATTAAACTATGTATTTATCGCGGGTTTGATGTTGGGATGTTACGAAGCACATCAAGGAGGAACATTTACCAGTCAGTATATGTTTGCAGGCTTTAAACACAATGTATCGAAGTTAGTTGGGCTTGGCGTTGTCAGTATGGTGGTTTCAGGTGGAATAATGTGGCTGGCACTTGGAGATATGTATCCGGCGATGCTCAGTGGAGACCTAGAGACTATACCAGCGGATATAGATATAGAGGGTCTGTTATTATCTATTTTGATAGCTAGCCTGTTACTTATTCCGTTAATGATGGGCTTATGGTTCGCTCCGGTCTTAATCATTAGACATGATTTATCTATCTTTGCTGCGTTACGATTAAGCTTTGTCGCCTGCTTTATAAATACTCTACCATTCTTTTGGTACGGCTTAATTTTAATCCCTATGTTGTTATTTGGAATGTTTACGCTGGGTTTGGGGTTACTGATTGTGTTACCCGTGATTATGATCAGCATATACGCGTCTTATGTGCAGATATTTTTAGAACCAGTTGTTGTCACCACACCTGTGGATTAA
- the ispD gene encoding 2-C-methyl-D-erythritol 4-phosphate cytidylyltransferase, with the protein MSLLPQYTVVVPAAGIGQRMKADRPKQYLTIAGKTILEHTLENLYAHPQVKHLVVALNPQDNYFSSLAIASQPWITQVDGGDERAESVLAGLSTIENEEWVLVHDAARPCLAHDDLTKLLAVAQYSKHGAILACRVRDTMKRGDASQNILLTESRDNLWHALTPQFFPLMTLRDALRNAAQQGVQITDEASAIEWAQGTVKLIEGRASNIKVTQPEDLQLAEFYLQHKASL; encoded by the coding sequence ATGTCACTTCTCCCCCAATACACCGTAGTTGTGCCCGCAGCAGGCATTGGTCAAAGAATGAAGGCCGACAGACCCAAGCAGTACTTAACCATAGCTGGCAAAACAATTTTAGAGCACACCCTAGAGAATTTGTACGCCCATCCGCAGGTTAAGCATCTCGTGGTCGCGCTAAACCCACAAGATAACTATTTTTCAAGTTTAGCCATCGCTAGTCAACCTTGGATCACGCAAGTCGATGGCGGTGATGAGCGCGCCGAATCAGTCCTTGCAGGGCTAAGTACTATTGAAAATGAAGAATGGGTATTGGTGCACGATGCTGCTCGTCCTTGTTTAGCCCACGATGATTTAACCAAGTTGTTAGCGGTCGCGCAGTATTCAAAACACGGCGCGATACTCGCTTGCCGCGTACGCGATACCATGAAGCGGGGTGATGCTTCGCAAAATATATTACTGACTGAGAGCCGAGATAATTTATGGCATGCTTTGACGCCGCAATTCTTCCCCTTAATGACACTGCGCGATGCGCTGCGTAATGCGGCACAACAGGGTGTGCAGATCACAGATGAAGCCTCTGCAATAGAATGGGCTCAAGGCACAGTAAAGTTGATTGAAGGGCGCGCGAGTAACATCAAAGTAACCCAACCAGAGGATTTACAATTGGCGGAATTTTACTTACAACACAAGGCAAGTTTATGA
- the ispF gene encoding 2-C-methyl-D-erythritol 2,4-cyclodiphosphate synthase: protein MTMRIGHGYDVHKFGDNGPITICGVKIDYEQGLLAHSDGDVALHALCDALLGALALGDIGKHFPDTDAEFKGADSRALLLHVMKLVNQQGYQIGNIDLTIVAQAPKMSPHILTMRENIAHDVSAQLNQVNVKATTTEKLGFAGRKEGIACYAVVLLSTNDTV from the coding sequence ATGACTATGCGCATAGGTCACGGTTACGACGTACACAAATTTGGTGACAACGGCCCTATCACTATTTGCGGCGTTAAAATTGACTACGAGCAAGGTCTGCTAGCGCACTCTGATGGTGACGTCGCTCTGCATGCGCTATGCGACGCGTTGTTAGGCGCGCTCGCTCTAGGTGATATAGGCAAACATTTCCCGGATACGGATGCAGAATTTAAGGGTGCTGATAGCAGAGCGTTATTACTTCATGTAATGAAATTAGTGAATCAACAAGGTTATCAAATTGGCAATATTGATTTAACCATAGTGGCTCAAGCCCCTAAAATGTCGCCTCACATCTTAACGATGCGCGAAAACATCGCGCATGATGTTAGTGCTCAGTTGAATCAAGTCAATGTAAAAGCAACCACGACTGAAAAGTTAGGCTTTGCAGGACGCAAAGAAGGCATTGCCTGTTACGCGGTTGTGCTTTTAAGCACAAACGATACGGTATAA
- the truD gene encoding tRNA pseudouridine(13) synthase TruD, translating into MQIDNWRYLHSTPETTGIFKQQPKDFIVQEILGYEPIGEGEHIYLWVRKEELNTAYLAEQIAKFAQLPLRAVTYAGRKDKHSVSEQWFGVHKPGKAEYDWSALNVPGAKVLKAIRHNKKLRTGALKGNKFTILLRDITKPDGMAERIEQICKTGVPNYYGPQRFGDSRYDPKGSNLVLAEKMINGEAIRNRNKRSMAISALRSWLFNEVLSERIKSGYFDTPLEGDVMSLAGNHSYFVSETIDGDVKRRLAEQDIYLSAPLWGKGELASTGAALVFEKNVVIKHPKVTETLVSLGLEQERRPIVLYPHNLTWALEQNNLRITFDLPAGTFATSVLREILTVVTTELAPAE; encoded by the coding sequence ATGCAAATTGATAATTGGCGATATCTACACAGCACACCAGAAACCACTGGTATATTCAAGCAACAGCCCAAAGACTTTATCGTGCAAGAAATTCTTGGCTACGAACCTATAGGCGAAGGCGAACATATTTATTTATGGGTACGTAAAGAAGAGCTAAACACCGCATATTTAGCCGAACAAATAGCTAAGTTCGCTCAATTACCCCTACGTGCCGTAACTTACGCCGGGCGAAAAGACAAACACTCTGTGAGTGAGCAGTGGTTTGGCGTACACAAACCCGGCAAAGCAGAGTATGACTGGTCTGCCTTAAACGTGCCCGGCGCAAAGGTACTCAAAGCAATAAGGCATAATAAGAAACTCCGTACCGGTGCTTTAAAAGGCAATAAATTCACCATTTTACTACGTGACATCACCAAGCCTGATGGCATGGCCGAACGGATTGAACAGATATGTAAAACCGGTGTACCTAACTATTATGGTCCGCAACGCTTTGGTGACAGCCGTTACGATCCCAAAGGGAGTAATCTGGTTCTCGCGGAAAAAATGATTAACGGCGAAGCAATACGTAATCGCAATAAACGCTCGATGGCTATTTCCGCCTTACGCTCTTGGCTATTCAACGAAGTACTAAGTGAGCGCATTAAATCAGGCTATTTCGACACGCCTCTTGAAGGTGATGTAATGTCTTTAGCGGGCAACCACAGTTACTTCGTTAGCGAAACCATAGACGGCGATGTTAAGCGTCGTTTAGCTGAGCAAGATATCTATTTATCTGCGCCACTGTGGGGAAAGGGAGAGCTTGCCTCAACGGGAGCGGCTTTAGTTTTCGAAAAAAATGTCGTCATTAAACATCCCAAAGTGACAGAAACACTGGTCTCCTTGGGCTTAGAGCAAGAAAGGCGCCCCATTGTTTTATACCCACATAATCTTACCTGGGCATTGGAACAGAACAACTTACGTATTACCTTCGATTTGCCAGCCGGTACATTTGCCACTTCGGTGTTACGTGAAATATTAACTGTCGTCACAACTGAATTGGCGCCTGCAGAATGA
- a CDS encoding DUF2062 domain-containing protein, with the protein MQLLAKLLKALNSDDSPWQLAFGVMLGMIMGLTPFLGLHSVFILFIVLFLRVNLSTFLLAYALFSGFTLLLNPMMADIGESLLTSPGLTGLWTSLYNSTFGQLTQFYHTLTLGSLLFSLILAPFILILSKVLVVQYRVRFMQWINKLKIVQFLKGSRIYQIYQTLGE; encoded by the coding sequence ATGCAACTATTGGCCAAGCTTTTAAAAGCATTGAACTCGGACGACAGTCCTTGGCAACTTGCTTTTGGCGTAATGTTAGGGATGATTATGGGCTTAACCCCATTTCTCGGCTTACACAGCGTGTTCATTTTATTTATCGTACTTTTTTTACGGGTTAACCTCAGCACCTTCCTACTCGCTTATGCACTGTTTTCTGGCTTCACGCTGCTGCTGAATCCTATGATGGCAGATATAGGCGAATCCTTGCTGACATCACCAGGCCTAACGGGTTTGTGGACTAGTTTGTATAATTCGACATTTGGTCAACTTACCCAATTTTATCATACACTTACCTTAGGAAGCTTACTGTTCAGCCTAATTTTGGCACCTTTTATTCTAATATTGAGTAAAGTTTTAGTCGTTCAATATCGCGTACGCTTCATGCAATGGATAAATAAGTTGAAGATTGTTCAGTTCCTTAAAGGTAGCCGTATCTACCAAATCTACCAGACGCTAGGAGAGTAA
- a CDS encoding DUF3718 domain-containing protein has protein sequence MLKIAKTTAVIIMSCCVFSLSAHADVNEDLQNICTIVKADDKGELRKKMKKVESDYRLKLQDYYTGISCDGESLIRIAFLNNALETGELMIKKMPKSLLNTPESDGKTLRAWVSERQLMSSPIANVLNERI, from the coding sequence ATGTTGAAAATTGCTAAAACCACCGCTGTTATTATTATGTCTTGCTGCGTATTTTCTTTATCAGCACATGCAGACGTAAACGAAGATTTGCAAAATATTTGTACGATAGTTAAAGCAGATGATAAGGGGGAATTGCGCAAAAAAATGAAAAAGGTAGAGAGCGATTACCGTCTGAAATTGCAAGATTACTACACAGGTATTAGCTGTGATGGTGAAAGTCTAATCCGTATTGCTTTTTTGAATAATGCACTCGAAACGGGGGAGTTGATGATAAAGAAGATGCCAAAAAGTTTACTCAATACACCTGAAAGCGATGGTAAGACCTTGCGGGCTTGGGTATCAGAGCGTCAGCTAATGTCATCACCCATAGCTAATGTGTTAAACGAACGCATCTAA
- the rpoS gene encoding RNA polymerase sigma factor RpoS: MRQQKSNTIELDVVDDIEQAVEKELVKAESKDKFKDIVSNKEAPSKNLDATQLYLGEIGFSPLLTADEEKYFSRRALKGDEASRQRMIVSNLRLVVKIARRYNNRGLALLDLVEEGNLGLIRAVEKFDPERGFRFSTYATWWIRQTIERAIMNQTRTIRLPIHVVKELNVYLRTARELAQKLDHEPTAEEIAEAVQKPVADVNKMLRLNERITSVDTPIGSENDNVLLDIIADDKGHDPEEDLQDKNIKLSIVGWLEDLNPKQREVLARRFGLLGYEPSTLEDVGVEIGLTRERVRQIQVESLRRLKDMLGHKGLNLESLFNQLA; this comes from the coding sequence ATGCGTCAGCAAAAAAGCAATACCATAGAATTAGATGTAGTTGATGATATAGAACAAGCTGTTGAAAAAGAATTAGTCAAAGCAGAATCAAAAGACAAATTTAAAGATATTGTCTCAAATAAAGAAGCCCCCAGTAAAAACCTCGATGCTACCCAATTGTATTTAGGCGAAATTGGCTTTTCTCCACTACTTACAGCGGATGAAGAGAAATACTTTTCACGCCGAGCTCTAAAAGGCGACGAAGCCTCCAGACAACGAATGATCGTCAGTAACTTGCGCTTAGTGGTTAAAATCGCGCGACGTTATAACAACCGTGGTTTAGCTCTACTTGATTTAGTTGAAGAAGGTAATTTAGGCCTCATACGTGCTGTTGAAAAATTCGATCCTGAGCGTGGCTTCCGTTTCTCAACCTATGCCACCTGGTGGATCCGCCAGACCATAGAACGTGCAATCATGAATCAAACGCGCACCATACGTTTGCCTATACACGTGGTAAAAGAACTTAATGTGTATTTACGCACTGCCCGCGAATTGGCACAAAAGCTAGATCACGAACCCACTGCTGAAGAAATTGCAGAGGCCGTGCAAAAGCCAGTTGCAGATGTGAATAAAATGCTACGTTTGAATGAACGCATTACGTCGGTCGACACCCCTATTGGTAGCGAAAACGATAATGTCTTACTCGATATCATCGCCGACGACAAAGGCCATGATCCGGAAGAAGACCTACAAGACAAAAATATAAAATTAAGTATAGTCGGCTGGCTAGAAGACCTAAACCCCAAACAACGTGAAGTGCTAGCGAGACGATTTGGCTTATTAGGATACGAACCTTCAACACTAGAAGACGTAGGCGTAGAAATTGGTTTGACACGAGAACGCGTCAGACAGATTCAAGTTGAATCACTGCGCAGATTAAAGGATATGTTAGGTCACAAAGGCTTGAATTTAGAGTCTTTATTTAATCAACTTGCTTAA
- a CDS encoding peptidoglycan DD-metalloendopeptidase family protein encodes MKNAYLLLVLLLCLQLVACSGRKSPAPVAELYQGKTFRDVKKSSYNSHIYIVEKGDTLFTISWKSGQDYRDIAKFNNIRPPYNIFPGQRLTLKKPPVSIVKKSNKHTGQSSKSKTNQVVDPPKKQAYGDSNATVKKGVVTSSSSEFPSKITAWLWPTKNSVASGFSNTEHGNKGLDFSGTLGSPILAAAAGKVVYTGDALRGYGKLIIVKHSDSFLSAYAHNDSILVKEQQWVRAGQKIATMGNSGSDSVKLHFEVRYKGQSIDPLRYLPKR; translated from the coding sequence ATGAAAAACGCCTACTTACTGTTGGTGCTTTTACTTTGTCTGCAGTTAGTGGCTTGTTCGGGTCGCAAGTCTCCGGCGCCTGTAGCCGAGCTGTATCAAGGGAAAACATTTCGTGATGTTAAAAAATCATCCTATAATTCTCATATTTATATCGTTGAAAAAGGAGATACGCTCTTCACAATATCGTGGAAAAGCGGTCAGGATTATCGCGATATTGCTAAATTCAACAATATACGACCTCCGTATAATATCTTCCCAGGCCAGCGCCTAACGCTCAAAAAACCACCAGTGTCAATCGTAAAAAAGTCTAATAAACATACTGGTCAGAGCTCGAAATCAAAAACAAATCAAGTAGTTGACCCCCCTAAGAAGCAGGCGTATGGTGATTCTAACGCCACTGTTAAGAAAGGGGTTGTTACCTCTTCCAGCAGTGAGTTTCCGAGTAAAATTACGGCTTGGCTGTGGCCAACTAAAAATAGTGTTGCAAGTGGTTTTTCTAACACCGAACATGGCAACAAAGGCTTAGATTTTAGCGGAACCTTAGGGTCACCTATTTTGGCGGCCGCTGCTGGCAAAGTTGTTTACACAGGGGATGCCCTGCGTGGATATGGAAAACTGATTATAGTGAAGCATTCGGACTCATTTTTAAGTGCTTATGCGCACAACGACAGTATTCTAGTGAAAGAGCAACAGTGGGTTAGGGCAGGACAAAAAATTGCGACTATGGGAAATAGTGGTTCCGATTCAGTCAAACTTCATTTTGAAGTGCGCTACAAGGGACAATCTATAGATCCGCTACGCTATCTGCCTAAACGATAA
- the ftsB gene encoding cell division protein FtsB — MKVVPILLFALLAALQYRLWFGKNSIPEYVAMEQSVADQAEQNAELLQRNNLLKADIKDLKVGLEAVEERARNELGLIKQGETFYRILPSED; from the coding sequence ATGAAAGTAGTGCCCATACTCCTTTTCGCTTTGTTGGCAGCACTACAATATCGCTTATGGTTTGGTAAAAATAGTATTCCAGAATACGTCGCTATGGAGCAGTCTGTCGCTGACCAAGCCGAGCAAAACGCTGAATTACTGCAACGTAATAATCTACTCAAAGCAGATATTAAAGATCTCAAAGTTGGTCTTGAGGCAGTAGAAGAAAGAGCGCGAAACGAGCTCGGCCTGATCAAACAAGGTGAAACCTTCTACCGTATTTTACCTAGCGAAGATTAA
- a CDS encoding phosphohydrolase, which produces MYFFVIIVCALTALLTLRNVAMLEGVVHGLGKVVCYFGLILFMVNTLIKVILNRLNIRAA; this is translated from the coding sequence ATGTATTTCTTCGTCATCATAGTGTGTGCTTTGACCGCACTTTTAACATTGCGAAATGTGGCTATGCTTGAAGGGGTAGTGCATGGTCTTGGCAAAGTAGTTTGTTACTTCGGGTTAATTTTATTCATGGTTAATACCTTAATAAAAGTAATACTCAATCGCTTGAATATTCGAGCAGCGTAA
- the surE gene encoding 5'/3'-nucleotidase SurE, with translation MRILLSNDDGVFAQGLAELYRQLSPEHEITVIAPDRNCSGASNALSLLQPLRIEQMESGFYAVNGTPSDCVHLGVNSFLEQDPELVISGINHGANLGDDVIYSGTVAAATEGRYMGLPAIAVSLCAHTSDNFAGAAKLVSRIVRHLQAHPLPTDQILNVNIPDLPYAQIKGIKVTRQGRRHRAKTMIKDVDPRGKQIYWYGTVGDEQDAGPGTDFHAISEGYCSVTPLSVDMTAHQSLEDVRQWITKI, from the coding sequence ATGAGAATTCTACTGAGCAATGATGATGGCGTATTCGCCCAAGGCTTAGCTGAATTATATCGCCAATTAAGCCCAGAGCATGAGATAACCGTCATCGCCCCAGATCGCAACTGTAGTGGCGCTAGTAATGCGTTATCTTTATTGCAACCCTTACGCATAGAACAGATGGAAAGTGGCTTCTACGCAGTTAATGGAACCCCTTCGGATTGCGTACATCTGGGAGTGAACAGCTTTCTTGAGCAAGACCCCGAACTTGTTATATCCGGCATTAACCACGGCGCAAACTTAGGTGACGATGTTATTTATTCTGGCACTGTAGCAGCCGCAACCGAAGGCAGGTATATGGGATTACCCGCAATTGCGGTGTCGCTTTGTGCACACACCAGTGATAACTTTGCCGGTGCAGCTAAACTAGTTAGCCGTATTGTAAGACATTTACAAGCGCATCCGCTGCCGACTGATCAGATTTTAAACGTTAATATTCCTGATTTACCCTATGCGCAAATTAAGGGTATAAAAGTCACGCGCCAAGGTAGACGACACCGCGCTAAAACAATGATCAAAGATGTTGACCCTAGAGGTAAGCAGATTTACTGGTATGGTACGGTGGGCGACGAACAAGATGCAGGTCCAGGAACTGATTTTCACGCCATTAGCGAAGGCTATTGCTCAGTGACGCCTTTATCTGTGGATATGACCGCTCATCAATCTCTTGAGGATGTGCGACAATGGATAACAAAAATATAA
- a CDS encoding protein-L-isoaspartate(D-aspartate) O-methyltransferase — MRVSSRKGESLAHLLKQEGIHNASVLNAVACIPRELFLPDALRHKAYQNTALPIGQGQTISQPYIVAKMTELLLASSNAPKAVLEIGTGSGYQTAILAQLFDKVFSVERIKSLQFQAKRRMNQLDLHNVSMKHGDGWQGWASKGPFDAIIVTAAASQVPSKLVEQLNDGGRLIIPVGEQSQQLHCITREGEGFSEKIIEAVRFVPLVAGDII; from the coding sequence ATGAGAGTTTCTTCACGCAAAGGGGAAAGCCTAGCCCATCTGTTAAAACAAGAAGGCATCCATAATGCTTCGGTTCTTAATGCAGTGGCCTGCATCCCTCGAGAATTATTCTTGCCTGATGCTTTACGTCATAAAGCCTATCAGAATACTGCTTTGCCAATCGGTCAGGGTCAGACGATTTCGCAACCGTATATAGTAGCAAAAATGACAGAGTTATTGCTGGCATCAAGTAATGCCCCCAAGGCTGTGCTTGAAATCGGCACCGGCTCAGGTTACCAAACCGCCATATTGGCTCAGCTCTTCGATAAAGTATTTAGCGTTGAACGAATAAAAAGTCTGCAATTTCAAGCTAAACGCAGAATGAACCAATTGGATTTGCACAATGTCTCTATGAAGCACGGTGATGGTTGGCAAGGTTGGGCAAGCAAAGGCCCATTCGATGCGATTATTGTTACAGCAGCAGCGAGTCAAGTGCCCAGTAAATTAGTTGAGCAACTCAACGATGGCGGACGCTTAATTATCCCCGTTGGCGAACAAAGCCAGCAATTACATTGCATCACTCGTGAGGGTGAAGGCTTTAGTGAAAAAATAATTGAAGCGGTACGCTTCGTACCACTTGTCGCTGGAGATATCATTTGA